Part of the Anopheles gambiae chromosome 3, idAnoGambNW_F1_1, whole genome shotgun sequence genome is shown below.
GTAGATCGGTATCATAATCTTCTGACCacggcgcagcagcagcccactGTTCGGCAATCGGTAGTCATTATCGGCGTTACGCTCCAGTATCGCCACCGGTGGATGTTTGCGCAGTGTCTCTGGAAAGAGGAGCACACAATAACAAACAGCTGAAGAGTTGTTTTTCACTTCACCAAAAAGCAGAAATTCACGCACCACTGATACACTGCTCGAGATAGCTCATCTCGGATACAGCTTCGTAGGAAAGCTTCCCATCGTACTTCTGGAGCGTCTGCTTCACACACTCTCGGGCCCGTTCTTGCACCTCAGGATTCAGCGCCAGCTCGTACAGTGTGTAGGACATGGCGGTTGATGAAGTATCATACCCAGCGGTGAAGAAAATGAACGCCTGTGCAGCAATCTCCTCGAACGTTAGCCTTCCAATCTCTTCCCCGTCAGCCTCAAGCCGCCCAGTGTTTTTCAACTTCAGCAACAGATCCATAAAGTCGTTCCGTACAATCTGCTCGCGCTCGCGATACTCGACCGTGTCCTTGACCACGCGCATGAAGAACCCAGAAACGTCATCGTGCAGCTGCTTCATGCCCAAGGCGTTCGCGTGCGCCCTGAACGCCTTCATGAGGTACACGACCAGCGGCGAATGGCGCAGCTTGTCGAACGCGATCTTACCGTACCGGCGGAACTCATTGTCCGGCTCCCGGAAGCTGTTACACTCGATCCCGAACGCACACGCCCCTATCACATCGATCGTGTAGCGGGAGAGAAGATCATGCACTTCAACCTCATCAGAGGACTGCAGTGACTGGTTCAGATGCTCACAGAACCGTTCACAAACTTGCGTAATAAGCGGAAGGGTCATCTTAATACGGCCCGAAGTGAACGTGGGTGATAGTTTTGCCCGTAGCGTACGCCACTTCTGACCCTCGATCGCGA
Proteins encoded:
- the LOC3291677 gene encoding cytochrome P450 6a8, giving the protein MYHSLQMHFSSRSHFNPFASMFLQLVGFVLAIVLSLFAWIHRRYHFWKDRSVAYIKPRFPFGNFATLGKVEHIAPITQRHYDHFKRQNVPYGGVFMLTSPLLYIFDTKLIKQLLVKDFHHFPNRGVYFNERDDPLSAHMFAIEGQKWRTLRAKLSPTFTSGRIKMTLPLITQVCERFCEHLNQSLQSSDEVEVHDLLSRYTIDVIGACAFGIECNSFREPDNEFRRYGKIAFDKLRHSPLVVYLMKAFRAHANALGMKQLHDDVSGFFMRVVKDTVEYREREQIVRNDFMDLLLKLKNTGRLEADGEEIGRLTFEEIAAQAFIFFTAGYDTSSTAMSYTLYELALNPEVQERARECVKQTLQKYDGKLSYEAVSEMSYLEQCISETLRKHPPVAILERNADNDYRLPNSGLLLRRGQKIMIPIYAMHHDPAHFPEPEQYRPERFSPDEVARRDPYCYLPFGEGPRVCIGMRFGSIQAKLGLASLLDRFRFSACDRTQIPVQYSRTNFILGPANGVWLRVEVLA